One window of the Paenibacillus beijingensis genome contains the following:
- a CDS encoding ABC transporter permease, which translates to MIGKYIKLYVEIQSANLRSRMAYPLNFVIGVLSITFLGLSFILVSWVITQKVPIINGWGTYELIFMTSLWRTTHGIFVALFVQVWWLDSLIRGGEFDRYLVRPLNPMFSFATHSIQIYGFGDMLAGIIGLAISMGHIPGWTLGKIAYLLVLVISGAAIEWSLQMLIGCIVFWTLQGGAMRHILDLLLAQFTRFPLSVYNGGLQVLLTFILPVAFISYYPSYFFFGDRSSIPFSPVLMYLTPIVALLLVLITYYVWKKGLDVYKGAGT; encoded by the coding sequence TTGATCGGCAAATATATCAAGTTGTATGTTGAAATTCAGTCGGCCAATTTGCGCTCGCGCATGGCGTATCCGTTAAATTTCGTCATCGGCGTGCTGAGTATTACGTTTCTCGGGTTGTCTTTCATCCTGGTTTCCTGGGTCATCACGCAAAAGGTTCCGATCATCAACGGCTGGGGTACCTACGAGCTTATCTTCATGACCTCTCTCTGGAGGACGACGCACGGCATCTTCGTCGCATTGTTCGTCCAAGTCTGGTGGCTGGACTCGCTGATCCGGGGTGGCGAATTCGACCGCTACCTCGTCAGGCCGCTCAACCCGATGTTCTCCTTCGCCACGCACAGTATCCAAATTTACGGCTTCGGCGATATGCTGGCGGGCATCATCGGACTTGCCATTTCGATGGGACACATTCCCGGCTGGACGCTCGGAAAAATCGCGTATTTGCTCGTCCTCGTGATTAGCGGCGCGGCGATCGAATGGTCGCTGCAGATGCTGATCGGCTGCATCGTGTTCTGGACGCTGCAGGGCGGGGCCATGCGCCATATTCTGGATCTGCTGCTGGCGCAGTTTACCCGCTTCCCGCTGTCCGTCTATAACGGCGGCTTGCAGGTTCTGCTGACGTTCATTTTACCGGTCGCATTTATCAGCTACTATCCTTCTTATTTCTTTTTCGGCGACCGGTCGAGCATCCCGTTTTCGCCCGTGTTGATGTACTTGACGCCGATAGTGGCGCTGCTTCTGGTCTTGATCACCTATTATGTCTGGAAAAAAGGGTTGGACGTCTATAAGGGAGCGGGTACATAA
- a CDS encoding ABC transporter ATP-binding protein has product MDIIVAKNLVRQFHSKPKPTGSFKLLKAIFSFQKETKNVVNNVTFTVRKGDIVGYIGPNGAGKSTTIKMLSGVLVPTSGTVHVNGMEPHKNRKQHARHIGVVFGQRTQLWWDLPLIESFKLLGKIYDVPKERFERNLEMFTDILDMSSFLKTPVRQLSLGQRMRGDIAAALLHEPEILFLDEPTIGLDIMAKEKIQTFLQQINKEKEITIILTTHNLDDIEKLCRRVIFIDKGKVLFDGGTEELAAEFEGHRYLVVDAPNWDEAAWSGPPVERRENNQLFFRIEDDKQVAPMIKQLTDLLDIHNLTVQEPKIDDVIKQLYKRIEQ; this is encoded by the coding sequence ATGGATATTATCGTCGCGAAGAACCTGGTTCGGCAGTTTCATTCCAAACCTAAGCCGACAGGCTCATTCAAGCTGCTTAAAGCCATCTTCTCCTTTCAAAAGGAGACGAAGAACGTCGTCAACAATGTGACGTTTACCGTACGCAAAGGGGATATCGTCGGTTACATCGGTCCGAACGGGGCGGGAAAGTCGACGACGATCAAGATGCTTTCAGGCGTGCTTGTGCCGACCTCCGGAACCGTTCATGTCAACGGAATGGAGCCGCACAAGAACCGCAAGCAGCACGCCAGGCATATCGGCGTCGTGTTCGGACAGCGCACCCAGCTGTGGTGGGATCTGCCGCTCATCGAATCGTTCAAGCTGCTCGGTAAAATTTATGACGTTCCGAAAGAGCGCTTTGAGCGCAATCTGGAGATGTTCACCGACATTCTCGACATGTCGTCTTTTCTCAAGACGCCGGTCCGGCAATTAAGCCTGGGACAACGAATGCGCGGGGACATTGCCGCAGCCCTGCTGCATGAGCCGGAAATTTTGTTTCTTGACGAGCCGACGATCGGTCTTGATATTATGGCGAAGGAGAAAATCCAAACCTTTCTGCAGCAGATCAACAAAGAGAAAGAGATTACGATCATCTTAACGACTCACAACCTGGATGATATCGAAAAATTGTGCCGCAGAGTAATCTTCATCGACAAAGGAAAAGTGCTGTTCGACGGCGGCACGGAGGAACTGGCGGCGGAGTTCGAAGGCCATCGCTACCTCGTCGTTGATGCGCCGAATTGGGATGAAGCCGCCTGGAGCGGGCCGCCCGTCGAACGGAGGGAAAATAACCAGCTGTTCTTCCGGATCGAAGACGACAAGCAGGTCGCCCCGATGATCAAGCAGCTCACCGACCTGCTCGACATCCACAACCTGACCGTCCAGGAGCCGAAGATTGATGATGTAATCAAGCAATTGTATAAAAGAATCGAGCAATAA
- a CDS encoding ABC transporter permease — translation MSAYYYLAKMRVLATLAYRFEVFVSIGTNVMMMLATLFLWKTAFQGVSSSILNEQQMLAFTLISVVLSSMFVCNVANKINQQIREGDIALDLVKPVSLLMCYLAEDIGSSISSLVNKALPMFLMLAVLFRVPLPVSPAAALLFLASVLLSYAILWLLSALVGLTAFWVTELGPLEVVKDAIVRILSGSLIPLWYFPGWVQHVLAFTPFPYTYQSPLGIYVGKIDSLAALQSMGIQAVWILILGLTVHRVWIRAKRSTMVQGG, via the coding sequence ATGTCGGCATACTACTATCTAGCAAAAATGCGGGTGCTTGCGACATTAGCATACCGCTTTGAAGTATTCGTCTCGATCGGCACGAATGTAATGATGATGCTTGCAACGTTGTTTCTGTGGAAGACAGCGTTTCAAGGAGTTTCGTCCAGCATTTTAAATGAACAGCAAATGCTCGCGTTCACGCTCATCTCGGTCGTTTTGTCATCGATGTTCGTATGCAACGTAGCCAATAAAATCAACCAGCAAATCCGCGAAGGCGATATCGCTCTCGATCTCGTCAAGCCGGTCAGCCTGCTCATGTGCTATCTCGCCGAAGACATTGGCAGTTCCATCAGTTCGCTTGTGAACAAAGCATTGCCGATGTTTCTTATGCTTGCGGTGTTGTTTCGCGTACCGCTTCCAGTCAGTCCCGCTGCTGCGCTTCTGTTTCTGGCAAGCGTGCTGCTGAGCTACGCCATTCTGTGGCTGCTTAGCGCACTTGTCGGTTTGACCGCGTTTTGGGTTACGGAGCTTGGGCCGCTTGAAGTGGTTAAAGATGCGATCGTCCGTATTTTGTCCGGCAGCCTGATCCCGCTGTGGTATTTTCCGGGTTGGGTGCAGCATGTGCTCGCTTTCACACCGTTTCCGTATACATACCAGTCGCCGCTCGGCATTTATGTAGGGAAAATCGATTCGCTCGCCGCGCTGCAATCAATGGGGATACAGGCTGTATGGATCCTTATTTTGGGTTTGACCGTACATCGGGTATGGATCCGTGCCAAGCGTTCGACGATGGTACAGGGCGGTTAG
- a CDS encoding ABC transporter permease, giving the protein MFEMVRHHAVVAAFSLRMAIQRQLEYPLFMCSWFIMNPIQWFSGIWILQIISTQFASLNGWDFSELTFLYGLGLLTHGLFVALFIQTWHIESLVQRGGFDRMLLRPMSVLFQFLVSNFNFIGLTDLLPGVIIFAIGCSKVHFAWTVPNVIMLLLVLAGGTLIRASLFMLMGSVAFWTNASRSLTNLTMILLDRTTVYPFTIYPRAFQMLLTFAIPIGFISFYPAEEFLGQPQSISLPFGLAVWTPIVGVLMFAFAQIVFRLGLKRYESAGS; this is encoded by the coding sequence ATGTTCGAAATGGTTAGACATCACGCTGTCGTCGCAGCTTTTTCACTAAGAATGGCGATTCAGCGGCAGCTTGAATACCCGCTGTTTATGTGCAGTTGGTTCATCATGAATCCGATTCAATGGTTTTCCGGTATCTGGATATTGCAGATTATCTCGACGCAATTCGCATCGTTAAACGGGTGGGACTTTTCTGAGCTGACCTTCCTTTATGGACTCGGGCTGCTTACCCACGGACTGTTCGTCGCGCTGTTTATTCAAACGTGGCATATTGAGTCGCTCGTGCAGCGCGGCGGCTTCGACCGGATGCTGCTGCGGCCGATGAGTGTATTGTTTCAATTTCTCGTATCGAACTTCAACTTTATCGGGCTGACCGATCTGCTTCCCGGTGTTATCATTTTTGCGATTGGATGCTCGAAGGTGCATTTTGCGTGGACAGTGCCAAACGTGATCATGCTTCTCCTCGTACTAGCTGGAGGAACGTTAATTCGAGCTTCTCTATTTATGCTGATGGGCAGCGTCGCATTTTGGACGAACGCGTCGCGCTCACTGACCAATCTTACGATGATACTGCTGGATCGGACGACTGTATATCCGTTCACGATATATCCTCGTGCGTTCCAGATGCTGCTCACATTCGCGATTCCGATTGGCTTTATCAGCTTCTATCCGGCTGAGGAGTTTCTTGGTCAGCCTCAGTCGATTTCGCTGCCGTTCGGCCTCGCCGTGTGGACGCCGATTGTCGGCGTGTTGATGTTTGCGTTCGCGCAGATCGTGTTCCGCCTCGGATTGAAGCGTTATGAAAGTGCCGGCTCTTAA
- a CDS encoding ABC transporter ATP-binding protein, with the protein MALIEVRDLVKEYVLTTKKTGLRGSLQSLFFPDKRRVHGVDGISFDIESGEIVGYIGPNGAGKSTTIKMLTGILHPTSGTIRINGISPQKDRKAVVSQLGVVFGQRTQLYWDLRLGESFELLKRIYRIDDETFRMNLNTMADVLGIDKLVDTPVRQLSLGQRMKGDLAAAVLHSPSILFLDEPTIGLDVESKHAVRDFIREINRQRGTTVVLTTHDLDDVEQLCERLIVVSGGKVVEDGPLRTIVGRLAPFRVLELQLERAAANLQHSKAEILRQDGLRVSYRFDRNLVTAAELIADLSQRLPIQDLKVKEPDIEDAIRELYRGNVAYG; encoded by the coding sequence ATGGCTCTAATCGAAGTGCGCGATTTGGTAAAGGAATATGTACTTACGACGAAAAAAACCGGGCTGCGCGGTTCGTTGCAAAGCTTGTTCTTTCCGGACAAACGCAGGGTGCACGGAGTGGACGGCATCAGCTTTGATATTGAGTCGGGTGAGATTGTCGGGTATATTGGCCCGAACGGGGCAGGGAAATCGACCACGATCAAAATGCTGACCGGCATCTTGCACCCGACGTCCGGCACGATCCGGATTAACGGCATTTCGCCGCAGAAGGATCGGAAAGCGGTCGTCTCGCAGCTCGGCGTCGTGTTCGGTCAACGGACACAATTATACTGGGATTTGCGGCTCGGAGAATCGTTTGAGTTATTGAAGCGGATTTACCGGATCGATGATGAGACGTTCCGGATGAATTTGAACACGATGGCCGATGTCCTCGGTATCGACAAGCTTGTCGATACACCGGTTCGCCAACTGTCGCTCGGACAGCGCATGAAGGGTGATCTGGCCGCTGCGGTTTTGCATTCACCGTCGATTCTATTCCTGGACGAACCAACCATCGGGCTTGATGTGGAATCGAAGCATGCGGTGCGCGATTTCATCCGCGAGATCAACCGTCAGCGCGGGACGACGGTCGTCCTGACCACGCACGATCTCGACGATGTAGAGCAGTTGTGTGAGCGGTTAATCGTCGTATCGGGCGGCAAAGTCGTCGAAGACGGCCCGCTGCGCACCATCGTTGGCAGGCTGGCTCCGTTTCGCGTTTTGGAGCTTCAGTTGGAGCGGGCCGCAGCGAATTTGCAGCATTCGAAGGCGGAGATTTTGCGTCAAGACGGGCTGCGAGTGTCGTACCGGTTCGACCGTAACCTCGTGACCGCGGCCGAGTTGATTGCCGATCTGTCACAGCGGTTGCCGATTCAAGATTTGAAAGTGAAGGAGCCGGACATCGAAGATGCGATCCGCGAATTGTATCGCGGAAACGTGGCGTATGGATGA
- a CDS encoding CHRD domain-containing protein, which yields MRTFRAILSGRNEVPPVRTVATGNAVFQLNDSGTRLSFQLVVRNITRMTQAHIHLGRPGQNGPIVAFLFGPSKFGISTRRGVVRGVLTSRDLVGPLSGRTISDLVREIRRGNAYVNVHTIQNPDGEIRGQIRRG from the coding sequence ATGAGAACATTCAGGGCTATTTTATCGGGACGCAATGAGGTGCCCCCTGTTCGGACAGTGGCAACCGGAAATGCCGTCTTTCAACTGAACGATAGCGGCACTAGACTGAGTTTTCAGCTCGTTGTCCGCAATATTACCCGTATGACTCAAGCCCATATTCATCTTGGACGTCCAGGTCAAAACGGCCCGATCGTCGCTTTTTTATTCGGTCCCTCCAAGTTCGGCATCTCTACCAGAAGGGGAGTTGTGCGCGGGGTATTGACCAGCCGGGATCTTGTCGGTCCATTGAGCGGAAGAACGATCTCCGATCTAGTCCGCGAGATTCGAAGAGGCAACGCTTATGTAAATGTACACACGATTCAGAATCCGGACGGAGAAATTCGCGGTCAAATTCGCAGAGGGTAA
- a CDS encoding LysR family transcriptional regulator — MEEKDWLILKTVYQKKNITKAAEQLYISQPALTYRIQQLEKEFGAKIVSRGKTGVEFTPQGECLVNYAEQMLHELRKTKERILNMNDQVVGTLRLGVSGSYARYYLPTLLKSFVSQHNGVEINVRTGWSSQVLSHVQKEEVHIGILRGSHSWSEQSLPLTREPLCLIAKEPIDLNALPSLPKINYVINDPRLRQDIEKWWLERFSSPPLITMEVDSIETCVELVSNGLGYGIVPSISLQNHKSLFVQNLQTKDGGQIIRETLLVYRNTSLELSVVKAFVDFIKSNLENAVG; from the coding sequence ATGGAAGAAAAGGACTGGCTGATCCTGAAAACCGTTTATCAGAAAAAGAATATTACAAAGGCTGCGGAACAGCTTTATATCTCTCAGCCTGCACTGACTTACCGAATCCAGCAGCTGGAGAAGGAATTCGGCGCCAAGATCGTTTCCCGGGGTAAAACCGGTGTGGAATTCACTCCTCAAGGCGAATGTCTGGTCAACTATGCCGAGCAAATGCTGCATGAGCTGAGAAAGACCAAGGAACGAATCTTGAACATGAACGATCAGGTCGTAGGCACGCTGCGGCTCGGCGTTTCCGGGAGCTATGCCCGGTACTACCTTCCAACTTTGCTCAAAAGCTTCGTCAGCCAGCACAACGGAGTCGAGATTAATGTGAGAACAGGCTGGAGCTCTCAAGTTTTGTCTCATGTCCAAAAAGAAGAAGTGCATATCGGCATTTTGCGAGGAAGCCATAGCTGGTCCGAGCAATCGCTGCCGCTGACTCGAGAGCCTCTTTGCCTTATAGCTAAAGAACCGATCGATCTCAATGCTCTTCCAAGTCTTCCGAAGATCAATTACGTCATTAACGATCCCCGCTTGAGGCAGGACATCGAGAAGTGGTGGCTGGAAAGGTTCTCCTCGCCGCCTCTTATTACGATGGAGGTCGACAGCATCGAAACTTGCGTTGAGCTGGTGAGCAATGGACTGGGCTATGGAATCGTCCCCAGTATCAGCCTGCAAAACCACAAATCGTTATTTGTTCAGAATCTTCAGACAAAGGACGGTGGACAGATCATAAGAGAAACGCTGCTCGTGTACCGCAACACTTCCCTGGAGCTTTCCGTTGTCAAAGCATTTGTCGATTTTATCAAGAGTAATCTTGAGAATGCTGTCGGTTGA
- a CDS encoding AbrB family transcriptional regulator gives MFSLKGITKTHLLQLIKSVIIASAGGLLFALLHFPLAWMLGPLTSVLVWQIAAKKKLYWPTGFRNGGQILLGYSMGLSFTAESARQIAASLPSMVMSTALLTGSSLVFAFLIARQTGISMPSSIMGCIPGGISQMVPLSEEIKGAEPTIVTFMQTIRMLVVTFMVPFLAVHGLADADAADNLAQSQTLAGLPAADPSWLMIAAAVVLVGLSAIFAVRFKFPNPWLIGPLIASAVFSASGIEFPHLPQLIIIIAQLCIGIYLGQGIKLKALSGWRRLLPYSLAGSILLVGMTLAISYVLSLTQPISFVTAFLSIAPGGLPEMGVTAAAIHADVSKVAAYQLFRVFFVLFIVPIVLKRIFSKPFNRQHSQDYS, from the coding sequence ATGTTTAGTCTGAAAGGCATTACCAAGACGCACTTATTGCAGCTAATCAAATCCGTTATCATTGCTTCTGCAGGAGGTCTTCTCTTTGCGCTTTTGCATTTTCCGCTCGCCTGGATGCTCGGACCGCTAACATCCGTTCTGGTGTGGCAAATTGCCGCCAAGAAAAAGCTGTATTGGCCGACCGGCTTCCGAAACGGCGGACAGATACTGTTAGGCTACAGCATGGGGCTGTCGTTTACCGCAGAGAGCGCCCGGCAAATCGCCGCTTCGCTGCCCTCGATGGTCATGTCTACCGCTTTGCTGACCGGTTCCAGTCTGGTGTTTGCCTTCTTGATCGCAAGACAGACCGGAATCAGCATGCCAAGCAGCATCATGGGCTGCATTCCCGGAGGCATCTCGCAAATGGTTCCGTTAAGCGAGGAAATTAAAGGCGCCGAACCGACGATCGTGACGTTCATGCAGACGATTCGGATGCTGGTTGTGACGTTCATGGTACCTTTCCTCGCGGTACACGGGCTGGCCGATGCGGACGCAGCGGACAATCTTGCCCAGTCCCAGACACTTGCCGGCTTGCCGGCCGCCGATCCATCGTGGCTCATGATAGCGGCTGCCGTCGTGCTGGTTGGCCTATCGGCCATTTTCGCCGTACGCTTCAAATTTCCGAATCCTTGGCTGATTGGACCGCTTATTGCCTCCGCCGTTTTCTCGGCGTCAGGTATTGAATTTCCGCACCTGCCGCAGCTTATTATCATCATCGCTCAATTGTGCATCGGCATTTATCTCGGGCAGGGCATCAAGCTTAAGGCGTTAAGCGGCTGGCGCCGCCTCCTGCCGTACAGTCTTGCCGGAAGCATTTTGCTTGTGGGCATGACGCTCGCGATCTCATATGTACTGAGCTTGACCCAGCCTATCAGCTTTGTGACGGCGTTTCTGAGCATCGCACCGGGCGGCCTTCCGGAAATGGGCGTCACTGCCGCAGCCATTCATGCCGACGTCTCCAAGGTTGCGGCTTACCAGCTGTTTCGGGTATTTTTCGTCTTGTTCATAGTACCGATTGTGTTAAAAAGAATATTCAGCAAGCCCTTCAACCGACAGCATTCTCAAGATTACTCTTGA
- a CDS encoding MalY/PatB family protein — protein sequence MNNIKHNFDEVIELRGTDSKKHNLYPPDVIPMWIADTDFKCAQPIVDVLVDRAAHGVYGYTTSADNFNLSVQRWLKKRFDWDIDTAWVEYAPAVVAGLVNAIQAFTRQGDKVLIQSPVYHPFHHIIANNGRTKVQNNLLLNSGRYEIDFEDLERKLKDPQTKLMLLCNPHNPVGRVYTREELMRIGELCLQHGVIVVSDEIHSDIVYEGHRHIPFPTLSEEIRNNCIVCLNPSKTFNTPGLRTAAIVIPNEDLRQAYHETIIANKADGRTIFGTLAFETAYNECDYYADQLVEYLAENVRFMMDYFERNIPNIKVIKPEATYLMWLDCRQLGMEQKELRTFMLERAKVGLHDGTIFGAEGTGFLRMNIGCRKAVLKEALVRIERAVNALNL from the coding sequence ATGAACAACATCAAGCATAACTTTGATGAAGTGATCGAGCTTCGAGGAACCGATTCAAAAAAGCACAATCTATACCCGCCGGACGTCATTCCGATGTGGATTGCCGATACCGATTTCAAATGCGCGCAGCCGATCGTCGATGTGCTAGTGGATAGAGCGGCTCATGGCGTATACGGCTACACGACGAGCGCCGACAACTTTAACTTGTCCGTCCAGCGCTGGTTGAAAAAGCGCTTCGATTGGGATATCGACACCGCTTGGGTCGAGTACGCCCCCGCGGTAGTTGCCGGACTGGTGAACGCCATTCAGGCATTTACCCGTCAAGGGGACAAGGTGTTGATCCAATCGCCGGTTTACCACCCTTTTCACCATATTATTGCCAACAACGGCAGAACCAAAGTGCAGAATAATCTGCTGCTCAATAGCGGCAGGTATGAAATCGACTTTGAGGACCTGGAGCGAAAGCTAAAGGACCCGCAAACCAAATTGATGCTGTTATGCAATCCGCATAATCCGGTAGGGCGCGTATACACCAGAGAAGAATTGATGCGCATCGGCGAATTGTGCTTGCAGCATGGCGTTATCGTTGTGTCGGATGAAATTCACTCCGATATCGTGTACGAAGGACATCGGCATATACCTTTTCCAACTTTGTCCGAGGAGATCCGAAATAACTGCATCGTGTGCCTGAATCCGAGCAAAACGTTCAATACTCCGGGGCTTCGCACAGCGGCTATCGTGATTCCGAACGAAGATCTGCGCCAAGCCTACCATGAGACAATCATTGCGAACAAAGCCGACGGACGCACCATTTTCGGCACGCTTGCCTTTGAAACGGCCTATAACGAATGTGATTATTACGCGGATCAGCTGGTCGAATATTTGGCTGAAAACGTGCGCTTTATGATGGATTACTTCGAACGCAACATTCCAAACATCAAAGTCATCAAACCGGAAGCGACATATTTGATGTGGCTGGATTGCAGGCAGCTGGGCATGGAGCAGAAGGAGCTGCGGACATTTATGCTGGAGCGAGCCAAGGTAGGGTTGCATGACGGCACCATATTCGGCGCCGAAGGAACAGGCTTCCTGCGCATGAACATCGGCTGCCGCAAGGCCGTCTTGAAGGAGGCTTTAGTGCGGATCGAACGCGCGGTAAACGCATTAAATTTGTAA
- a CDS encoding amino acid ABC transporter ATP-binding protein, with protein sequence MIKVSGLQKKFNDLQVLHHIDLEINKGEVVAIIGPSGSGKSTLLRCLNLLEVPEEGTVVIDDVVVNMRELAKKDMYRLRQKSAMVFQNYNLFKNKTALQNVIESLLVAKKMKEREAKVIGERLLEMVGLSGKFDNYPSMLSGGQQQRVGIARALAVEPYVILFDEPTSALDPELVGEVLNVMRSLADKDTTMIIVTHEMSFAREVADRVVFMADGKIIEQGPPEDIFTNPQNERTKKFLSQLSAS encoded by the coding sequence GTGATTAAAGTGAGCGGCTTGCAAAAGAAATTTAATGATCTCCAGGTGCTGCATCATATTGATTTGGAAATTAACAAAGGGGAGGTCGTTGCGATAATAGGTCCTTCCGGATCGGGAAAATCGACGCTGCTGAGATGCTTGAATTTGTTGGAAGTGCCCGAGGAAGGAACGGTTGTCATCGACGATGTCGTGGTGAATATGCGGGAGCTGGCCAAGAAGGATATGTACCGGCTGAGACAAAAGAGCGCCATGGTATTCCAAAACTATAACTTGTTCAAAAACAAAACCGCTTTGCAAAATGTGATCGAATCGCTCCTTGTCGCCAAAAAAATGAAGGAGCGCGAGGCAAAGGTGATTGGCGAGCGCCTGCTGGAGATGGTCGGGTTATCCGGAAAATTCGATAATTACCCCTCGATGTTATCCGGCGGACAGCAGCAACGGGTTGGAATCGCCCGCGCGCTTGCCGTCGAGCCTTATGTCATTTTGTTCGATGAACCAACCTCCGCCCTGGACCCGGAGCTGGTCGGCGAAGTGCTTAACGTCATGCGTTCGCTTGCCGATAAGGATACGACCATGATTATCGTCACGCATGAAATGTCGTTCGCCCGCGAGGTTGCCGACCGGGTCGTCTTTATGGCCGACGGGAAAATAATCGAGCAAGGTCCGCCTGAGGACATTTTCACCAACCCGCAAAACGAGCGCACCAAAAAATTTCTGAGCCAGCTTTCCGCTTCCTAA